Proteins from a genomic interval of Luteibacter pinisoli:
- a CDS encoding dihydrolipoamide acetyltransferase family protein produces the protein MADIKTFFLPDLGEGLPDATVVEWHVKEGDTIKLDAPLVSMETAKAVVDVPSPYSGTVKKLHGAVGDIIETGASLADFEIDPNARQRAEAESTGHHHGPKKGVGSQAPDDASKVIASDDGGEIDADGPAPAQREDEGTVVGAMVSGNAVHTEQVSSAGGVKAVPAVRALAKKMKIDLTRVQPTGAGGVITMADVKNAAANGSAAVGSAPARPAAAQHLAPTLPEPGPAPTRTPVSLAGKAVRTSPPGKETMGQPEQLKGVRRNMARVMADAHAQVVPTSIVDDADLHAWIGKQDITARLIRAMVVACKAVPALNAWFNGKDLTRTLHPHVDIGIAVDTDDGLFVPALRNADVLDGAGIRAAIKRLRTSVEDRSIPASELSGYTISLSNFGMFAGRYATPVVVPPTVAIVGAGKLSHDVVAVMGGIEVHRRMPLSLTFDHRAATGGEAARFLKAMIDDLGLPN, from the coding sequence ATGGCCGACATCAAGACCTTTTTCCTGCCGGACCTCGGCGAAGGCCTCCCCGACGCGACCGTCGTGGAATGGCACGTCAAGGAAGGCGACACCATCAAGCTCGACGCCCCGCTGGTGTCGATGGAAACCGCGAAGGCCGTCGTCGACGTGCCCTCGCCCTACTCCGGCACCGTGAAGAAGCTGCACGGCGCCGTGGGTGACATCATCGAAACCGGCGCCTCGCTGGCCGATTTCGAAATCGACCCGAACGCGCGCCAGCGTGCCGAAGCCGAATCCACCGGCCACCACCACGGCCCGAAGAAGGGCGTGGGCAGCCAGGCCCCGGACGACGCGTCCAAGGTCATCGCTTCCGATGACGGCGGCGAGATCGATGCCGACGGCCCGGCCCCGGCCCAGCGCGAAGACGAAGGTACCGTCGTCGGCGCCATGGTCAGCGGCAACGCCGTGCACACCGAGCAGGTCTCCAGCGCCGGTGGCGTGAAGGCCGTGCCGGCCGTGCGCGCCCTCGCCAAGAAGATGAAGATCGACCTCACCCGCGTGCAGCCGACCGGCGCCGGTGGCGTCATCACCATGGCCGACGTGAAGAACGCCGCCGCCAACGGCAGCGCCGCCGTGGGTTCGGCCCCGGCACGCCCGGCCGCCGCGCAGCACCTCGCGCCGACGCTTCCGGAGCCGGGCCCGGCACCGACGCGTACGCCGGTGTCGCTGGCCGGCAAGGCCGTCCGTACCTCGCCCCCGGGCAAGGAAACGATGGGCCAGCCGGAACAGCTCAAGGGCGTTCGCCGCAACATGGCGCGCGTCATGGCCGATGCCCACGCCCAGGTCGTGCCGACCTCGATCGTGGACGACGCCGACCTGCACGCCTGGATCGGCAAGCAGGACATCACCGCGCGCCTCATCCGCGCGATGGTTGTCGCCTGCAAGGCCGTGCCGGCGCTCAACGCCTGGTTCAATGGCAAGGACCTCACCCGCACGCTGCATCCGCACGTGGACATCGGCATTGCCGTGGACACGGATGACGGCCTGTTCGTGCCGGCCCTGCGCAACGCCGACGTGCTCGACGGCGCCGGCATCCGCGCCGCGATCAAGCGCCTGCGTACCTCGGTGGAAGATCGCAGCATCCCGGCGTCGGAGCTCTCCGGCTACACCATCAGCCTGAGCAACTTCGGCATGTTCGCCGGCCGCTACGCCACCCCGGTGGTCGTGCCGCCGACGGTCGCCATCGTCGGCGCCGGCAAGCTCAGCCACGACGTCGTGGCGGTGATGGGCGGTATCGAAGTGCACCGCCGCATGCCGCTGTCGCTCACCTTCGACCACCGCGCCGCCACGGGCGGGGAAGCCGCGCGCTTCCTGAAGGCCATGATCGACGACCTGGGTCTGCCGAATTAA
- a CDS encoding alpha-ketoacid dehydrogenase subunit beta → MAQITLIEAVTQALAYEMRNDESVVVLGEDVGVNGGVFRATQGLQEQFGEERVIDTPLDEGTIAGLTIGLAVQGMKPVAEAQFEGFIYPMMEHIACHAARMRNRTRGRMTVPAVWRAPWGGGIRAPEHHSEANEHLFTNIPGLRVVMPSSPARAYGLLLAAIRDPDPVIFFEPKRIYRQYKEEVPDDGEALPLDVCFVLRDGTDVTLVTWGAQVKECLEAADELAEKGISAEVIDVATLTPLDFDTIAESVTKTGRCVIVHEAPKTAGFGAEIAARLSEECLYSLLAPVERVTGFDTHIPLFRLEMKYLPSVERIVEAAERTLAAS, encoded by the coding sequence ATGGCACAAATCACTCTTATTGAAGCGGTGACCCAGGCGCTCGCCTACGAAATGCGCAACGACGAAAGCGTCGTGGTGCTCGGCGAAGACGTTGGCGTCAACGGCGGCGTGTTCCGCGCCACCCAGGGCCTGCAGGAACAGTTCGGCGAAGAGCGCGTCATCGACACGCCGCTGGACGAAGGCACCATCGCCGGCCTCACCATCGGCCTGGCCGTGCAGGGCATGAAGCCGGTGGCCGAAGCCCAGTTCGAAGGCTTCATCTACCCGATGATGGAGCACATCGCCTGCCACGCCGCCCGCATGCGCAACCGCACGCGCGGCCGCATGACGGTGCCCGCCGTGTGGCGTGCCCCGTGGGGCGGCGGCATCCGCGCACCGGAGCATCACTCCGAGGCGAACGAGCACCTGTTCACCAACATCCCGGGCCTGCGCGTGGTCATGCCGTCGTCGCCGGCGCGTGCCTACGGCCTGCTGCTCGCCGCCATCCGCGATCCGGATCCGGTGATCTTCTTCGAGCCCAAGCGCATCTATCGCCAGTACAAGGAAGAAGTGCCCGACGACGGCGAGGCACTGCCGCTGGACGTCTGCTTCGTGCTGCGCGACGGCACCGACGTGACCCTGGTGACCTGGGGCGCGCAGGTGAAGGAATGCCTTGAGGCAGCCGACGAGCTGGCCGAGAAGGGCATCAGCGCCGAAGTCATCGACGTCGCCACGCTCACCCCGCTGGACTTCGACACGATCGCCGAGTCGGTGACCAAGACCGGCCGTTGCGTCATCGTCCACGAAGCGCCGAAGACCGCCGGTTTCGGCGCGGAAATCGCCGCCCGCCTGTCCGAGGAGTGCCTGTACAGCCTGCTCGCCCCGGTGGAGCGCGTGACCGGTTTCGATACCCACATCCCGCTGTTCCGCCTGGAAATGAAGTACCTGCCCAGCGTCGAACGCATCGTCGAGGCCGCCGAGCGCACGCTCGCGGCATCCTGA
- the pdhA gene encoding pyruvate dehydrogenase (acetyl-transferring) E1 component subunit alpha yields MSIAAKFEIEYLQYLDQDGKETGKELPAFAKDLDHMVELYKLMVSTRVFDAKSIALQRTGKLGTYASCLGHEAAHVGIGSAMRREDSLAVSYREYGAQLYRGVKPREVYTYWGGDERGNDFKDAPAHDFAWCVPIGTQCLHAAGSALAFKIRKEPRVAVCTIGDGGSSKGDFYGAINVAGAQQLPLVAVIVNNQWAISVPRRIQSGSGTLAQKGIAAGLFCIQVDGNDIIAVRKAMEDALERARSGQGGSVIEAVTYRLGDHTTADDARRYRGEQEVKDAWERDPVPRLRKWLESKGKWDNAKEEAWKAECDDWMDNEVNAYLETKNQPATAMFDFLYAEVPADLEAQRELVASLDRKS; encoded by the coding sequence GTGTCCATCGCCGCCAAGTTCGAAATCGAATACCTGCAATACCTTGACCAGGATGGCAAGGAAACCGGCAAGGAGCTGCCCGCATTCGCCAAGGATCTCGACCACATGGTCGAGCTCTACAAGCTGATGGTTTCCACCCGCGTGTTCGACGCCAAGTCCATCGCCCTGCAGCGCACCGGCAAGCTCGGCACCTATGCCTCCTGCCTGGGCCACGAAGCCGCCCACGTCGGCATCGGCAGCGCCATGCGCCGCGAGGATTCGCTGGCCGTGTCCTACCGCGAGTACGGCGCCCAGCTGTACCGCGGCGTGAAGCCGCGCGAGGTCTACACCTACTGGGGTGGCGACGAGCGCGGCAACGATTTTAAGGACGCCCCGGCGCACGACTTCGCCTGGTGCGTGCCGATCGGTACGCAGTGCCTGCACGCCGCCGGTTCTGCGCTGGCCTTCAAGATCCGCAAGGAACCCCGCGTGGCCGTGTGCACCATCGGTGACGGCGGCTCCTCCAAGGGCGACTTCTACGGCGCCATCAACGTCGCCGGCGCGCAGCAGCTGCCGCTGGTCGCCGTCATCGTGAACAACCAGTGGGCCATCTCGGTGCCGCGTCGCATCCAGAGCGGCTCCGGCACGCTGGCCCAGAAGGGCATCGCGGCCGGCCTGTTCTGCATCCAGGTGGACGGCAACGACATCATCGCCGTGCGCAAGGCCATGGAAGACGCGCTGGAGCGCGCCCGTTCCGGCCAGGGCGGCAGCGTAATCGAAGCGGTGACCTACCGCCTCGGCGACCACACGACCGCCGACGACGCCCGCCGCTACCGTGGCGAGCAGGAAGTGAAGGACGCCTGGGAACGCGACCCGGTGCCGCGCCTGCGCAAGTGGCTCGAGAGCAAGGGCAAGTGGGATAACGCGAAGGAAGAGGCCTGGAAGGCCGAGTGCGACGACTGGATGGACAACGAAGTGAACGCATACCTGGAAACGAAGAACCAGCCGGCAACGGCGATGTTCGACTTCCTGTATGCCGAAGTCCCGGCCGACCTCGAAGCCCAGCGCGAGCTGGTCGCTTCCCTCGATCGCAAGTCGTAA
- a CDS encoding tryptophan 2,3-dioxygenase: MAHPQRDLEPGIRTDLDGRLTYGEYLRLDQVLSAQHPLSQPEHHDELLFIVQHQTSELWLKLMIHELDAALARLRADDLGGTQKVLARVKQIQRQLYEQWGVLETLTPAEYLQFRDVLGPSSGFQSLQYRMVEFFLGNKHGDMLKVFEHDPAAHERLRAVYEAPGLYDEYLRFLARRGHPVPVELLERDVTQPWRSQPALLPILKRIYEDTAAYWSEYHLSELLVDIEENFQLWRFRHMKTVERIIGFRPGTGGSSGVAFLRKALEQSFFPELIEVRTILGT, translated from the coding sequence ATGGCCCACCCGCAGCGAGACCTCGAGCCCGGTATCCGCACCGACCTGGACGGGCGGCTGACCTACGGCGAGTACCTCCGGCTGGACCAGGTGCTGTCGGCCCAGCACCCGTTGAGCCAGCCCGAGCACCACGACGAACTGCTGTTCATCGTCCAGCACCAGACCTCGGAGCTGTGGCTGAAGCTGATGATCCACGAGCTGGACGCGGCGCTGGCCCGCCTGCGCGCCGACGACCTGGGCGGCACCCAGAAAGTGCTTGCCCGGGTCAAGCAGATCCAGCGCCAGCTGTACGAGCAGTGGGGCGTGCTGGAAACCCTCACCCCGGCCGAATACCTGCAGTTCCGCGACGTGCTTGGGCCGTCGTCGGGGTTTCAGTCGCTGCAGTACCGGATGGTGGAATTCTTCCTCGGCAACAAGCACGGCGACATGCTGAAGGTGTTTGAGCACGACCCGGCGGCGCATGAGCGCTTGCGCGCGGTGTACGAAGCGCCTGGCCTGTACGACGAATACCTGCGCTTCCTGGCCCGACGTGGCCACCCGGTGCCGGTGGAGCTGCTGGAGCGCGATGTCACCCAGCCCTGGCGCAGCCAGCCGGCGCTGCTGCCCATTCTCAAGCGGATTTACGAGGACACCGCCGCGTACTGGTCTGAGTATCATCTCAGTGAGCTGCTGGTGGATATCGAGGAAAACTTCCAGCTGTGGCGCTTCCGCCACATGAAAACCGTGGAGCGGATCATCGGTTTCCGGCCCGGCACCGGCGGTTCCTCCGGCGTGGCCTTCCTGCGCAAGGCGCTGGAGCAGAGCTTCTTCCCCGAACTGATCGAAGTGCGGACGATCCTCGGCACGTAA
- a CDS encoding peptide MFS transporter produces MTPTAPSQARPVPDYAQIMGHPRPLWMLFMTEFWERFAFYGMRWALALYIVAEFFNGDASGQGYASRTYGAYLALVYASAIFGGYVADRVLGYQRSILVGAAVMGLGLFMVMVPQQDVFLAGLATVIVGNGLFKPNISSLVGQIYPVGDERRDRGFTLFYMGINLGGFLAPLVTGWIASVMTDTPLQQNYRAVFASTGVGMVICFIWFLIGRKQLKGVGVPPPERHEGKSLLAVIIGIVVAVPLVYLLMAKAGAIFIAWLLGALFVGVAAMLVIEAMRHDTIQIHRVIAMLVLFAFNVLFWMFFEQAGSSFNFLAQNLVDRVMFHWEFPVGWFQSVNSAAILVFAPPVAIVWAWLASRRIEPSIPRKFGLGLIFNALGFLVLMYALKSLVDGRGLIPFWPLAACYVAQTIGELCLSPIGLSMVTKLAPLRVVGLAMGGWFLSTAIGNNLSGLLAGHISGESGMTVASALSGFSFSFELLIGAGIVLFLIAPLINKLMHGIK; encoded by the coding sequence ATGACTCCGACCGCCCCCAGCCAGGCACGGCCCGTGCCCGATTACGCACAGATCATGGGCCACCCGCGTCCGTTGTGGATGTTGTTCATGACGGAATTCTGGGAGCGCTTCGCCTTCTACGGCATGCGCTGGGCGCTGGCGCTATACATCGTGGCGGAGTTCTTCAACGGCGACGCCTCGGGGCAGGGCTACGCCAGCCGCACCTACGGTGCCTACCTCGCACTGGTCTACGCCTCGGCGATCTTCGGCGGCTACGTGGCCGATCGCGTGCTGGGCTACCAGCGCTCCATCCTGGTCGGCGCCGCGGTGATGGGCCTGGGCCTGTTCATGGTGATGGTGCCGCAACAGGATGTGTTCCTGGCGGGCCTGGCGACCGTCATTGTCGGCAACGGCCTGTTCAAGCCCAACATCTCCTCGCTGGTGGGGCAGATCTACCCGGTAGGCGATGAGCGCCGCGACCGCGGGTTCACCCTGTTCTACATGGGCATCAACCTGGGTGGCTTCCTCGCCCCGCTGGTCACCGGCTGGATCGCCTCGGTGATGACCGACACGCCGTTGCAGCAGAACTACCGCGCCGTCTTCGCTTCCACGGGCGTCGGCATGGTCATCTGCTTCATCTGGTTCCTTATCGGCCGCAAGCAGCTCAAGGGGGTTGGCGTGCCGCCGCCCGAGCGTCACGAAGGGAAGAGCCTGCTCGCGGTGATCATCGGCATCGTCGTCGCCGTGCCGCTGGTCTACCTGCTCATGGCCAAGGCGGGGGCTATCTTCATTGCCTGGCTGCTGGGCGCCCTGTTCGTCGGCGTGGCGGCCATGCTGGTGATCGAGGCCATGCGCCACGACACGATCCAGATCCACCGCGTCATCGCGATGCTGGTGCTGTTCGCGTTCAACGTGCTGTTCTGGATGTTCTTCGAGCAGGCCGGCAGCTCGTTCAACTTCCTGGCGCAGAACCTCGTCGATCGCGTGATGTTCCACTGGGAGTTCCCGGTCGGCTGGTTCCAGTCGGTGAACTCCGCGGCCATCCTCGTCTTCGCGCCGCCCGTGGCCATCGTCTGGGCGTGGCTGGCCTCGCGCCGCATCGAGCCGTCGATTCCGCGCAAGTTCGGCCTGGGCCTGATCTTCAACGCCCTTGGCTTCCTGGTGCTGATGTACGCGCTGAAGAGCCTGGTGGACGGCCGTGGCCTCATCCCGTTCTGGCCGCTGGCGGCCTGCTACGTGGCGCAGACCATCGGTGAGCTGTGCCTATCGCCGATCGGCCTGTCGATGGTGACCAAGCTGGCGCCGCTGCGCGTGGTCGGCCTGGCCATGGGCGGCTGGTTCCTCTCCACCGCCATCGGCAACAACCTGTCTGGCCTGCTGGCCGGCCACATCAGCGGCGAGAGCGGCATGACGGTGGCATCGGCGCTATCCGGCTTCAGCTTCAGCTTCGAGCTGCTGATCGGCGCCGGCATCGTGCTGTTCCTGATCGCCCCGCTGATCAACAAGCTGATGCACGGGATCAAATAA
- a CDS encoding MarR family winged helix-turn-helix transcriptional regulator, which yields MTHVPLPAHAPLELEHFLPYRLSILSNTVSQGIADEYQSRFQLSMTEWRVMTVLARFPASSATQVVERTRMDKVAVSRAVARLVEAGRVDRDTYDGDKRRSVLKLSEAGWAIHDEVAPMAREHERELLEKLSDDEKLWLGRILDKLLS from the coding sequence ATGACCCATGTACCCCTTCCCGCCCATGCCCCGCTGGAGCTCGAGCACTTCCTGCCGTACCGGCTGTCGATCCTCTCCAATACCGTCAGCCAGGGCATCGCCGACGAGTACCAGAGCCGATTCCAGCTCAGCATGACGGAATGGCGCGTGATGACGGTGCTGGCCCGGTTCCCGGCCAGTTCGGCCACCCAGGTGGTGGAGCGCACCCGCATGGATAAGGTGGCGGTGAGCCGCGCCGTGGCGCGGCTGGTCGAGGCCGGCCGGGTGGACCGCGACACCTACGACGGCGACAAGCGCCGCTCGGTGCTCAAGCTCTCCGAGGCCGGCTGGGCTATCCACGACGAGGTGGCCCCGATGGCCCGCGAGCACGAGCGCGAGCTGCTGGAGAAACTCTCCGACGACGAAAAGCTCTGGCTGGGCAGGATCCTCGACAAGCTCCTGAGCTAG
- the hppD gene encoding 4-hydroxyphenylpyruvate dioxygenase yields the protein MSAQPNIGMEVTTFENPQGVDGFEFVEFAAPDAALLHNLFPRLGFTAVAKHKAKAITLYRQGDCNFLVNEEPNSFAADFAAAHGPSACGFAIRFTRPATDVQATALSNGAEKVTHKADTLALDVPTIQGIGGCALYLIDTYGAKGDVFDAEFEWLPGVDRHPKGFGLTFIDHLTHNLHFGNMQKWSDYYERLFNFREIRYFDIKGAKTGLVSKAMTAPDGMVRIPLNESSDEKSQINEYIREYNGEGIQHIALFTDNIYESVEAMRAKEVAFLETPDTYYEVIDIRVPDHGEDLARLQANKLLIDADDETKKKLLLQIFTQNNIGPIFFEIIQRKGNEGFGNGNFKALFESIERDQMRRGVL from the coding sequence ATGAGCGCCCAGCCCAATATCGGTATGGAAGTCACCACCTTCGAAAACCCCCAGGGTGTCGATGGCTTCGAGTTCGTCGAGTTCGCCGCGCCGGACGCGGCACTGCTGCACAACCTGTTCCCCCGCCTCGGTTTTACCGCCGTGGCGAAGCACAAGGCCAAGGCCATCACCCTGTATCGCCAGGGTGACTGCAACTTCCTCGTCAACGAGGAGCCGAACTCCTTTGCGGCGGATTTCGCGGCGGCGCACGGCCCGAGCGCCTGCGGCTTCGCCATCCGCTTCACCCGCCCCGCGACCGACGTGCAGGCCACCGCGCTGTCGAACGGCGCGGAGAAGGTGACGCACAAGGCCGACACGCTGGCGCTGGACGTCCCGACCATCCAGGGCATCGGTGGCTGCGCGCTGTACCTGATCGACACCTACGGCGCCAAGGGCGACGTGTTCGACGCCGAGTTCGAGTGGCTGCCGGGCGTGGATCGTCACCCGAAGGGTTTTGGCCTGACCTTCATCGACCACCTGACCCACAACCTGCACTTCGGCAACATGCAGAAGTGGTCGGACTACTACGAGCGCCTGTTCAACTTCCGCGAAATCCGCTACTTCGACATCAAGGGCGCGAAGACCGGCCTGGTGTCCAAGGCGATGACCGCGCCGGACGGCATGGTCCGCATTCCGCTGAATGAATCGTCGGATGAGAAGTCGCAGATCAACGAATACATCCGCGAATACAACGGCGAAGGCATCCAGCACATCGCGCTGTTCACCGACAACATCTACGAGTCGGTGGAAGCCATGCGCGCTAAGGAAGTGGCCTTCCTGGAAACGCCGGATACGTACTACGAAGTGATCGACATCCGCGTGCCGGACCACGGCGAAGACCTTGCCCGCCTGCAGGCGAACAAGCTGCTGATCGACGCGGACGATGAGACCAAGAAGAAGCTGCTGCTGCAGATCTTCACGCAGAACAACATCGGCCCCATCTTCTTCGAGATCATCCAGCGCAAGGGCAACGAAGGTTTCGGCAACGGCAACTTCAAGGCGCTGTTCGAGTCGATCGAGCGCGACCAGATGCGCCGTGGCGTCCTCTGA
- the hmgA gene encoding homogentisate 1,2-dioxygenase has translation MSHTDDTHGYQTGFANEFATEAVPGVLPTGQNSPQRVGKGLYAEQLSGSAFTAPRHRNLRSWLYRIRPAAQHSPFHELAHATFHNRFSEGPATPNQMRWDPLPMPAAGTDFLDGLFTMGGNGGAAEQGGVGIHQYLANRSMEGRYFYNADGELLIVPQQGRLRIRTELGVLDVEPLEIALVPRGIRFLVELPDGEARGYVAENFGAPLHLPDLGPIGANGLALPRDFLTPVAAYEDVDGDFALVAKFQGTLWQADIDHSPLDVVAWHGNYAPYKYDLRRFNTIGSIAVDHPDPSIFTVLTSASDTPGVANMDFVIFPPRWLVAEHTFRPPYFHRNVASEFMGLITGAYDAKAGGFVPGGSSLHNCMSGHGPDNASFEKASSADVTKPDHITGTMAFMFETRKVIRPSQQALSSPALQGNYYECWRGLKKHFDPNAS, from the coding sequence ATGAGCCACACTGACGACACCCACGGTTATCAGACCGGTTTCGCCAACGAGTTCGCCACGGAAGCTGTGCCCGGCGTCCTGCCCACCGGGCAGAACTCGCCTCAGCGCGTCGGCAAGGGGCTTTACGCCGAGCAGCTCTCCGGTAGCGCGTTCACCGCACCGCGCCACCGCAACCTGCGCAGCTGGCTGTATCGCATTCGTCCGGCGGCGCAGCACTCGCCGTTCCACGAGCTGGCGCACGCGACGTTCCACAATCGTTTCAGCGAAGGCCCGGCCACGCCGAACCAGATGCGCTGGGATCCGCTTCCGATGCCGGCCGCGGGCACCGACTTCCTCGATGGCCTGTTCACCATGGGTGGCAACGGCGGGGCGGCGGAGCAGGGCGGGGTGGGTATCCACCAGTACCTGGCCAACCGCTCGATGGAAGGCCGTTACTTCTACAACGCCGACGGCGAGCTGCTGATCGTGCCGCAGCAGGGCCGCCTGCGCATCCGCACGGAGCTGGGCGTGCTCGACGTGGAGCCGCTGGAGATCGCGCTGGTGCCGCGAGGCATCCGCTTCCTGGTGGAACTGCCCGATGGCGAGGCACGCGGCTACGTGGCCGAGAATTTCGGCGCGCCGCTGCACCTGCCGGACCTTGGCCCCATCGGCGCCAATGGCCTGGCCCTGCCGCGTGATTTCCTCACACCCGTGGCGGCCTACGAAGACGTCGATGGCGATTTCGCCCTCGTCGCCAAGTTCCAGGGCACGCTGTGGCAAGCCGACATCGACCATTCGCCGCTGGACGTGGTGGCTTGGCACGGCAACTACGCGCCCTACAAGTACGACCTGCGCCGCTTCAACACCATCGGGTCCATCGCGGTGGACCATCCGGATCCGTCGATCTTTACCGTGCTGACCTCCGCCAGCGATACGCCGGGCGTGGCCAACATGGATTTCGTCATCTTCCCGCCGCGCTGGCTGGTGGCCGAGCACACGTTCCGCCCCCCGTATTTCCACCGCAACGTGGCCAGCGAGTTCATGGGCCTGATCACCGGCGCGTACGACGCGAAGGCCGGTGGTTTCGTGCCGGGCGGCTCCAGCCTGCACAACTGCATGAGCGGCCACGGCCCGGATAACGCCAGCTTCGAGAAGGCCTCCAGCGCCGACGTGACCAAACCGGACCACATCACCGGCACGATGGCCTTCATGTTTGAGACGCGCAAGGTCATCCGCCCGAGCCAGCAGGCGCTATCCTCCCCGGCGCTGCAGGGCAATTACTACGAATGCTGGCGCGGGCTGAAGAAGCACTTCGACCCGAACGCCAGCTGA
- a CDS encoding fumarylacetoacetate hydrolase family protein codes for MKLASLKEGGRDGTLVVVSRDLSRAVKATGIAATMQAALDDWHVVAPRLNALAEDLAAGKADGAFALEMAALAAPLPRAYEFVDGSAYLPHVERVRRARGAEVPASFYSDPLMYQATSAGFLGPREPVVVPSEEYGIDLEAEVVVITDDVPMASDASVASGHIQLVGLVNDVSLRGLIPAELAKGFGFLQSKPRSALSPVFVTPDELDGAWYDNKLHLPMRTWINGQWFGEAECGVDMQFSFAQLVAHAAKTRPLTAGTIIGSGTIANEDTGKGASCLAEQRTVETLRDGKPATPFLKFGDRIRIDVTDKAGASIFGSIEQTIQKA; via the coding sequence ATGAAACTCGCTTCGCTGAAGGAAGGCGGCCGCGACGGCACCCTCGTGGTCGTCAGCCGCGATCTGTCCCGCGCCGTCAAGGCCACCGGCATCGCCGCCACGATGCAGGCCGCCCTGGATGACTGGCACGTTGTCGCGCCGCGCCTGAACGCGCTGGCCGAAGACCTCGCCGCTGGCAAGGCCGATGGCGCGTTCGCGCTGGAGATGGCCGCCCTGGCCGCACCGCTGCCGCGCGCGTACGAATTCGTCGACGGCAGCGCCTACCTGCCGCACGTGGAGCGCGTGCGTCGTGCCCGCGGCGCCGAAGTGCCGGCATCGTTCTACAGCGACCCCCTCATGTACCAGGCCACCAGCGCGGGCTTCCTCGGCCCACGCGAGCCGGTGGTGGTGCCGAGCGAGGAGTACGGCATCGACCTGGAAGCCGAGGTGGTGGTCATCACCGACGACGTGCCGATGGCATCGGACGCCAGCGTCGCCTCCGGCCACATCCAGCTTGTCGGCCTGGTCAACGATGTCTCGCTGCGGGGCCTGATCCCGGCCGAGCTGGCCAAGGGCTTTGGCTTCCTGCAGTCCAAGCCGCGCTCCGCGCTGTCGCCGGTGTTCGTGACGCCGGATGAACTGGACGGCGCATGGTACGACAACAAGCTGCACCTGCCCATGCGTACGTGGATCAACGGCCAGTGGTTCGGTGAAGCCGAATGCGGCGTGGACATGCAGTTCAGCTTTGCGCAGCTGGTGGCGCACGCGGCGAAAACGCGCCCGCTCACCGCCGGCACGATCATCGGCTCCGGCACCATCGCCAACGAGGACACGGGCAAGGGTGCGTCGTGCCTGGCCGAGCAGCGCACGGTGGAAACCCTGCGCGACGGCAAGCCGGCCACGCCCTTCCTGAAGTTCGGTGACCGCATCCGCATCGACGTCACCGACAAGGCCGGCGCCTCGATCTTCGGCTCGATCGAGCAGACCATCCAGAAAGCCTGA
- the gap gene encoding type I glyceraldehyde-3-phosphate dehydrogenase — MTIKVAINGYGRIGRNVLRSLYESKKNGQDIQIVAVNDLGDAETNAHLTQYDTAHGRFPGEVSVDAGDLIVNGDRIKVCAERDPSKLPWGELDVDVVLECTGFFTSKAKASAHIAAGAKKVIISAPGDKDVDGTFVIGVNDDKLHAGLEVISNASCTTNCLAPLAKVLHDKIGIVHGLMTTIHAYTNDQVLTDVYHSDLRRARSATHSQIPTKTGAAAAVGLVLPELNGKLDGFAMRVPTINVSVVDLVFTAARETTKEEIDAAINEAANGKLKGILGVNTKPLVSIDFNHNPHSSIYDATQTRVMGGNLVKVLSWYDNEWGFSNRMLDMAKALMAAK, encoded by the coding sequence ATGACCATCAAGGTCGCCATCAACGGTTACGGCCGCATCGGTCGCAATGTCCTGCGTTCGCTGTACGAGTCGAAGAAGAATGGCCAGGACATCCAGATCGTCGCCGTCAACGATCTCGGCGATGCCGAGACCAACGCGCACCTGACCCAGTACGACACGGCCCACGGCCGCTTCCCGGGCGAGGTCTCGGTGGATGCTGGCGACCTCATCGTCAACGGCGACCGCATCAAGGTCTGCGCCGAGCGCGACCCGTCGAAGCTGCCCTGGGGCGAACTGGACGTGGACGTGGTGCTTGAGTGCACCGGCTTCTTCACCTCCAAGGCCAAGGCCAGCGCGCACATCGCCGCCGGCGCCAAGAAGGTGATCATCTCGGCCCCGGGCGACAAGGACGTGGACGGCACCTTCGTCATCGGCGTGAACGACGACAAGCTGCATGCCGGCCTCGAAGTCATCTCCAATGCCTCGTGCACCACCAACTGCCTGGCCCCGCTGGCCAAGGTGCTGCACGACAAGATCGGTATCGTCCATGGCCTGATGACGACGATCCACGCCTACACCAACGACCAGGTGCTGACGGACGTCTACCATTCGGACCTGCGCCGCGCCCGTAGCGCCACGCACAGCCAGATCCCGACCAAGACCGGCGCTGCCGCCGCGGTGGGCCTGGTGCTGCCGGAACTCAACGGCAAGCTGGACGGCTTCGCGATGCGCGTGCCGACCATCAACGTGTCCGTGGTCGACCTGGTCTTCACCGCCGCGCGCGAGACGACCAAGGAAGAGATCGACGCCGCGATCAACGAAGCGGCCAACGGCAAGCTGAAGGGCATCCTCGGCGTCAACACCAAGCCGCTGGTGTCGATCGACTTCAACCACAACCCGCACTCGTCGATCTACGACGCGACGCAGACCCGCGTCATGGGCGGCAACCTGGTGAAGGTCCTCTCGTGGTACGACAACGAGTGGGGCTTCTCGAACCGCATGCTCGACATGGCCAAGGCGCTGATGGCTGCGAAGTAA